DNA sequence from the Amycolatopsis sp. Hca4 genome:
CTCGGTGATGCCGGAGTGGCAGTCGACGAGCACGAAGTCGTAGTCGAGATTCATCTCGTCACGCAGCGTCTCCAAACGCCAGCCGAGGTCGTACTGGTCGAAGAGCTGGGGCCAGGAGATCGCGCGCAGGCGCGTCACATAGCCCTTGTCGACGTGGCCGGCCGGGAGCAGGCTCAGCTTGCCGGCTTCCGGGATGTCCAGGTGTAGTAGTGGCTTCTGCCACTCGATCGGGCTCTTGGTGGCGGTGCTGATGACGTCCACGAGTCCGAGTGCGGGTGGCTCCGGCAGCCAGGGGGCGAAGTAGGAGTGCAGACCCGGCGAATACAGATCCCAGTCGACGCACAGTACCCGGTAGCCCCAGGCGGACAGCCGCACCGCAACGTTGGCGAGGCAGAACGTCCGGCCGACACCGCCCTTGTACGAGTAGAAGGTCACGAACATCGCGGCCTCAAAACCTTGGCATCCTGCGAGGAAAGTCCGGCTCCGGCCGGACGACCTGCCACGCAGCATCCCACTCCGGCACGGTTGTCACCCGCTCGGCGATGTCCGCGGCCAGCCGGCGTACTGCCCGGTGAAAGTCAATGTATTCGCGAGTTTCCCTGAAGAGCTCGTATGGGATGTTCCACGGTTTGAAGTCGACCCAAAGCCTGCTTTGCGCCCAATCCGGGAAGGTAGTCCCGCCTGCGTACAAGATAGGAAAGATCAGGACGTCCGGGGCGGCGCTCTCGTGTTCCCGGTTGGACATCGTCATCCATTCAGCCAGACACCATTCCGACCGGAAGTACTGAGGCGACAGCACGGC
Encoded proteins:
- a CDS encoding TIR domain-containing protein, whose product is MAYEFDVYLSYSRQGTVPAWLFNHFLPNLSEALTDEMPSDPGIFVDRNMAAGTAWPASLERALLRSRLMVAVLSPQYFRSEWCLAEWMTMSNREHESAAPDVLIFPILYAGGTTFPDWAQSRLWVDFKPWNIPYELFRETREYIDFHRAVRRLAADIAERVTTVPEWDAAWQVVRPEPDFPRRMPRF